The genomic DNA tccaCAATTCACTTTTTTAGGGGGAATGATGAATTACATAGAATAAATTTAGTTAAGGTTACTGATGTTATCAGAATATgataaaaaatgaagaatttcacTGAGACTGCTTCATCACAGTTTGAATTATTTTCCAAACTTAATCTATCATTTTAGAATTTGGAGATGTGTGTGAGAGGTTataattttaaaggattttcatTGACTCTAACTCATTTTGGATAAACAATTGAGAAATTACATGGCAGGACTCTATTCAAAGTGTAGCAGAGAGATTTCAATTTCATAAACCATAATTGATaagatatgtgtattttttaaatgtcacatcCAAAATTGTTGAAACACAACATGATGGGAAGTTTTCCCTTTATTTGTTGTTCTTCATGTTATAAATGTATGTGGTTTGTCTTCATAGCTCCAGGTGATTTATTTGCTTTCCCATGAGGTCTTAGTCAACATCTACATAGAGGCAAGGTTGTCTGAGTGTTGAAAGGCTGTTGATCTCTCAGGAAATTCCCCACGTTAACTCATAAAGCTCTACTACCAATGGAATTCACATCTATGAATACAACTGATACTCATGGTTATCTGTAAGCAATGATATAAGAGCCAACTTCTATTGAAACAATTATGTGTGTCAGATCGTGTGCTGAGCACTTTGGTGAATTTCCTCATATGTATGACCCTCCAGTACCATTATGGTTCAGGAGATCTCCTTGTTCTCACTTACTATAAGTGGCCAATCTTAGTGTGTTTAAGCCACTGGGACTGGTacatggagcaagagggtatcaGAACACAAACTTCAAAGACTGAACCTCTACCTACAGTCCCATGCTATTCCTCAGGTAGCAAAATACCCTAAATTGATAATATATTGGGATCAATAGTGAGCAGTACTAGCCTCCCTTTGGTATATTTACATGAAGGCATCCCTACAACACTTATTCTATAACTTTATTGAGCTCCCATGTTGTGCCCCCAACAATATTATGAGAGTTATGAATTGTGACACAATTTTCAGGTCTAATTGGAGATGATACATTAAACACATTTATATAAACATTTGGGAAATTATTAGTAACACggtaaataattttttcatggATAATAGAAGAAATTCTGAAAATCTGTTCAGGAGACCATGTGTAACAGAAGTCCTACTtcaaaatgatatacattgatGCTACTCATGCTTTTGATTATATAAATAATTAGCAGAGGTGTTTAAAAAACTCTTATTTTCATCAATGATCTCTACTTCATATATAATAATCAGTTTAATAAACACATGTATAATAATCTATTGTTTTTTATTATCTAAGTAAATTTGTACATATATCTTCAATACTCATGGCACCTCCTGCATTAATAGAGAACCTGACACTGAACAGATACTCCTTAAGAATTCGAGATGAAAAGCCAAGGTTTTTGCACCAGGGCAGTAAGCATTTCCCTTTTTCTGGTGCTCAGTGAAGGAAAAAGCTGGCACATAGGAAATTGTCAGGGGGTCACATTTCACTTGAATCAGCAATGCACTACCTTGTCTCTTTTCTGATCTTAGGAGCACCAAGGCTATGATTAGAAGAGAAAATATTACAGAGATCACCCACTTCATTCTCTTGGGGTTCTCGGATTTTTCCAGGTTCAAAGCACTGCTATTTGTTGTGTTCCTGGTGATCTACGTTGCAACTCTGATTTGGAACCTGAGCCTCATCATATTAATAAGGATGGATTCCCAcctccacacacccatgtacttcttcctcagtaaCCTGTCCTTCCTAGACATCTGCTATGTGACCTCCACAGCCCCAAAGATGCTCTTCGACTTCTTCCAGGAACAACATACCATCACCCTAGTGGGTTGTGCCATTCAGTACTTGTTCTTTACAACCACAGGACTGACTGAGACTTGTCTCATGACagccatggcctatgaccgctatgctgCCATTTGTAATCCACTTctctattcatctatcatgtcACCCACCCTGTGTGTTGGGATGGTGCTGGGATCCTACATGGCTGGAATCTCTGGTTCTGTATCCCAAGTGTGTGCCATTCTTCAACTCCACTTCTGTGGGCCTAATGTCATTcaccacttcttctgtgacatGCCCCAGCTGTTAGTCCTGTCCTGCTCTGACATTTTCTTTGCCAAACTCTTACTTGCTATATTAGCACTTATCTTTGGGATAATAAATGCCCTTGTTGTCATGATATCTTATGGCTATATCGTCATCTCCATCATGAAGATCACTACAGCTAAAGGCCGGTCCAAGGCTTTCAACACCTGTGCTTCTCACCTGACAGCAGTTTCCCTCTTCTATACCTCAGGGAGCTTTGTCTATTTGAGTTCCAGCTCTGGCGGTCCTTCCAACTTTGACAGATTCGCATCAGTCTTCTACACAGTGATGATTCCCATGTTGAATCCCTTGATTTACAGTCTGAGGAACAAGGAAATCAAAGATGCCTTGAAGCGTTTGCAGAAGAAGGGTGGGTATTGCGGACATCACAGATtctgagatttttaaatatattataactTCAAAATTGTCTGAATGCACAATACTGAGCATATGAACAGGTTGCTACAAATCTTACACTGCCTTTGGACAAACAAGGTTTAATTTGATGTAAGTATTATACCACGTTTGACTAAGAGGTGATACAAGTCCGCacaaactgtatatatttaagtCTTGCAGCTTCATAACTTTCAGTCTACATGAGGGAGGTCTCATCATTTATTAATCTGTCCAGATGCATTTGTGAAACATTAAGTTTTAGAAACTTTTGGCCTCTTCTTGATTCTGATACTGAGCCATGAGAAACACCTGGCAGAGGCCCCAGGAGTATAAAAACCctgtttactaaatattttaatgcaatgacATGACAGAGAttgatattttttgtttctgaCCCGAAGGGAATTAAACAGATGTAGGGTTTGTACATTTGGATGGAAACATAGCTATGCAGTTATTCTGATTTTGCATTCTGGAAACACCAGTCTGAGACAGGTAATGTTTGTTTAAGGTCTCTTTAATGCTAACCATCTAATAAAGTTTTGGTGACATCCTTATCTCCACCAGCTGTAGTCTTTGAAAGAAAGAGGTGGTTTTTATCATAAAGTTGAATAGACCGAAGGATGTGGGCCCTGCAGTGCCACTTACTTACGAGTCTAATGATGTAGTTTCTGGCCTTTAGTGTCCAATGGGGATTTTTGTTGGGAGATGCATTCAAATTCCATGTCACAACCAATAGTAGTTTCTGAGAGTGTGAGACTCAAAcctctttcttttctgtattaAATCCAGAAAATTTACCTTGGTTTACATAGCCAGTGGTGCACACTATCAAATTGTTTCTGATATTTCAGCATCTGTTCATATTTGGGAAGAGGAGACTTGTGTGAGAATTTGTTGTAATAATATAATACTGATATTCAATATTcctaaaatgaagaataaataggGAAAACTGGTATACATCCTCTCCTACTGTCCATTTTCTGCTCTAATGATTTTTGATTATATGAGGTGATATAATACATTTAGTAAAATGGTTAGAGTTACTTTAATTCTGATATGTTTCTGGAAGCCTTAAAGACCATGAGAGAAAATGAATAGTAGGATGGGCAGAGTTCTCAACTCTGGCCAGGTGTTATAAGTATTTTGGTCTTTGTGATGTGATTAAAAGAATAGCAACATACATAATAGCACTGACTATTGATTTGCCTGATTGATATCAGACTTGAATAAGCTGATACAAAATAGATGTCATTACAATTACAGGTCATCTTTGGCAATTCATTGGATACTTAATGATATTTTGAGTGTGAATTCTGCTCAGTgacatgaattatttcatttagttaAGAACTGTAAGTGAAGAGGTATTTGAAGGCTTTGCTAAATCTTTCAATAGCTTCCACATGGGCAGGACTGAGATGAGGGAAATTACTGCACCTCTGGGAAAGTATGTGAGTGCTTTCCTCCTGCCCAGGAAAGAAATGCAGTACGAACCGGTGTGTGGCCTCTGTGCCGCCATGGGCGTGCTATCTGAGGCATTGCTTCTGAAAAATGTATAATGATGGGTGACAGGTCTGTTTCGATGGGGCCATGAGAACTTCCTTAGGAGACAGACCTCTGTTAAGTTTACAAGACAGTATTTATTAGCTCTTGTGAAAAATACTGCAATAAATGTGGAGGTGCAGGTATCTTTAAAtatcctgtttttatttccacTGCATATATAGGCAGAAGTAGTATTGCTGGGTCCTATGGCAGTCCTATTAGTAGCAATTTGAGGAATTCCATAGTATTTTTAATTGTGGCTGAAAGAATTTACTTTCCCCAATGAGTGCATAATTTTCCGTTTTCTACATGTCCTTAACAACACGTTATCTTTAGTCTTCttgatggtggccattctaaagGTGTAATGTgaatctcattttggttttccttttgcatttcctgtgttgttagtgttgttcagtaccttttcacatacctgttggccatttggatgtcTTATTGGAAAAATTTATCTTCAGTtcttttgcccatattttattagcttgtttgttgttttgttcttgagttgtatgagttctttgtatctATGGGTATCAACCCCTTATCTAATagagtttacaaatattttatgatatatgGTTAACAGATATTTTGTATCATTCTCTGTGTTGCCTTTTCATTGATGCTTGATTGCTCCTTTTGTTGTGCAGAGGCTTTTTAGTATTATGTAATCCAATttgttgatttttccttttgttccttgTGCTTTTGGAGCCATATCCTAAAAATTGATTCTGTGACCAATGTCAATGAGTTCATTTCCTATCTTTTATTCTAGGAATCATATGGTTTCAGGTCAaatctttaatttatttatggTTAATGCTTGTGCGTGGTGGACGATAGAATTCCAATTTCAATCTTACGCATGTAGTTATTccatttttccaacaccattttttATAGAGACGAGCCGTCCGTATTGCACATTTTTGACTTTCTTTCACATATTAGAatgtgttccaaacaaaagaacataaAACTCTAGAAACAGACCTATACATGCAAGGGTTTATTTACAGACTCTGTTTGTTTTgttggcttatctatttttatgGTAGGCCCATATTGTTTTGGTTAGCATAGCCTGTGGCCTAATTTGAAGTCACATATGTGATgcttccagttttgttctttttcagaagtgctttggctattgagtgtcttttgtggtttcatgcaaATTTTAGTATTGTGTTTTCTAttcctgtgaaaaatgccatgagaattttgatagagattgtgtTGAATATAGAGATGGGTGTGAGTAATATGGACATTTGAAGAATATTGATTTTGTTCCAGGAACACAagttatctttccatttgtttgtgtcttcagtttctttcagcaGTTATTGTGCTTTTCATAGTacaatctttcacttccttgattaaatttactactaagtattttattgtttctaatGTTATGATAAATGGGATAATATTCTTTACTTCTTTTCCAGATGTTTTATTGTTAGTCTGTAGGAATGCAACTAGTTTCTGTAtgatgattttatatcctgctacATAATGAATTTGCTCCAACAGATTATTGTTTGAATAtctaggatttttaaaatatatataagaatatatcATCTTCATTAATGACAATGTACCTTTTTTTTGTGATGGAGATGcctttcattcctttctttgcCTGATTGTtctagctaggacctccagtactgtgttgaaaagGAGGAGTGCATAAGGCttacttgctttgtttttaatcttaGAGAACAAATTTCAATCCTTCTATTTTTCATattatgttagctgtgagtttgtgatatatggccttaattGTGTTGTGGTATGTTCCTTCGAATATCCAATTTgctgaaggttttatttttgtgaacgtttttttttcatcttttgagatgatcatatgatcttTATCTTTTATTGTATTAATGCAGTGTATCCAATTTGTGGATTTTTATGTTGTGACCCATCTTTGCAAATGAGGGATGAATTCATCTTGATCCcgttgtatgatctttttgatgtttcGTTGAATtaagtttattaatattttatcaagAATTTTTGCGTCTGTATTCACCAGAGCCATCGGTATATAGTGTTGATTTCTTGGAGTGTCCTTATCTATTTTTGATATAAGGATAATGTTAACGTCATATATAGTTACATATATAGTTAGCATAATGCTTGGGGTTAATGTTAGGATtagttttatctcttttttttttcttagtctaggaAAGGTTTGTCAATTTGCTTACCTTTAAAACACTGGTTTTAgtttctttataatttctttcactttaatcatctttaatccatttatttCCACTGTGATCTTTCTTATCTCCTTACTTATGCAAACGTTTGCATGGTCTGTATTTTCTTATCTATTTCCATGATTTCAGAAGTTAATTTGTTTATGTGAATCTCTTAGCTGTACAGATGTACTTTTGTTGATGTGTGGATGCTGAGTTTTAGTTGTCAAAAGGGGATAGGAGGTTCTGGTTCAGGTAAGTAGCCCAGGTGGACCCTGAACTCATCTCTTCCCAGAAACACAGAAAATCTACCGTTCCATACAGTGCAATTTTCTCTGAGAGAAATTCATCAGCTAGCTGACTCTTGCATGTTGTGCAAATAAGGAAAAAGCGCATGTTGAGACAGGGAAGACAGATAGAGAGTCAGTCTCCATGGTAACCCCATCCCTAGGTACAGTCATATGCAACTCCCAGATTCTCCTTGAATAGTGAAGAGGTTGGACCAACAGCCAGTGTCTCAACATGAAGATTCCTTCTGAGGGATCATGCCCCCAATAACTGCTAGCTCTGAATGTCAACTGGACTTAAATCCACAAGGCCCACAAAATTAGAGCATAGAGACATTTTTCACGGATTTTCTCCCAGGTCTTAGTGCAGGGGTAGCATTCAGATACATCCAGCTCCCAGCGCCTCAGTGAAAAAGACCTATTTGCATATTGTAAAAGCTGCAGACCATGTGTGAGGCTTCTAATTTGACACACACCTCCCAACAGAATGCAGTCTTGGCTGGAGACTAGGGCGGTCTGCAGGTGCCGGCTTTGCATAGCCTCCCTGCGCCACTCCAGGTCACCAGTCTCTCCTGGGAAGGAGCTTGTGGACATGGTGCCCCAGGTTTTGTGATTGCTGCTCAGAAGGTACATCCCTTGTCTGCCTGGCTCTGTTGGTTACCGGGGCTTGCACTCATGGGTCACAGAGGTCTGTAGCACACAAACAAATAGTTCTTAACAGACAGTCATCCCCAGAGCTTAGTGCAGCGGGCATAGAAAGAAACACCTATCCTCAGTATTTCTCCAAAATAAATCTACTTACCTACTTTCAAATGCTTCCTGC from Manis pentadactyla isolate mManPen7 chromosome 9, mManPen7.hap1, whole genome shotgun sequence includes the following:
- the LOC118909720 gene encoding olfactory receptor 5AN1-like, whose translation is MIRRENITEITHFILLGFSDFSRFKALLFVVFLVIYVATLIWNLSLIILIRMDSHLHTPMYFFLSNLSFLDICYVTSTAPKMLFDFFQEQHTITLVGCAIQYLFFTTTGLTETCLMTAMAYDRYAAICNPLLYSSIMSPTLCVGMVLGSYMAGISGSVSQVCAILQLHFCGPNVIHHFFCDMPQLLVLSCSDIFFAKLLLAILALIFGIINALVVMISYGYIVISIMKITTAKGRSKAFNTCASHLTAVSLFYTSGSFVYLSSSSGGPSNFDRFASVFYTVMIPMLNPLIYSLRNKEIKDALKRLQKKGGYCGHHRF